A genome region from Microbacterium terricola includes the following:
- a CDS encoding ABC-F family ATP-binding cassette domain-containing protein: MLAVHDLEIRVGARVLMSDVSFRVSPGDKVGLVGRNGAGKTTLTKVLAGDLQPADGRVDTSGELGYLPQDPRSGDPSMLARTRILDARGLGTLAIEMQEAALAMGDDDEKIATKAMKRYAHLTERFEALGGYTAEAEAATISHNLSLPDRLLDQPLSTLSGGQRRRIELARILFSDADSMILDEPTNHLDADSVVWLREFLKNYKGGLIVISHDVELVGETVNRVFYLDANRQVIDVYNMNWKNYLRQRVADEERRKKERVNVEKKATQLQMQAARFGAKASKAAAAHQMVARAEKMLSGLDDVRQDERVAKLRFPKPSPCGKTPLMATGLSKSYGSLEIFTDVDLAIDRGSKVVILGFNGAGKTTLLRILAGVDKPDTGQLEPGHGLKVGYYAQEHENLDVNRSVLENMLSAAPDLNATEARKVLGSFLFTGDDVLKPAGVLSGGEKTRLSLATLVVSSANMLLLDEPTNNLDPASREEILGALAHYEGAVVLVSHDEGAVMALNPERVLILPDGVEDIWNREYQDLITLA, from the coding sequence GTGCTCGCCGTGCACGACCTTGAAATCCGCGTGGGCGCCCGCGTCCTGATGTCGGATGTGTCGTTCCGCGTCTCCCCGGGCGACAAGGTCGGCCTCGTCGGCCGCAACGGTGCCGGCAAGACGACGCTGACGAAGGTGCTCGCGGGCGACCTCCAGCCGGCGGACGGTCGGGTCGACACCTCGGGTGAGCTCGGCTATCTCCCGCAGGACCCCCGCTCGGGCGACCCGTCGATGCTGGCGCGCACCCGTATCCTCGACGCCCGCGGACTCGGGACGCTCGCGATCGAGATGCAGGAAGCGGCGCTCGCGATGGGCGACGACGACGAGAAGATCGCCACGAAGGCCATGAAGCGCTACGCGCACCTGACCGAGCGGTTCGAGGCGCTGGGGGGCTACACCGCCGAGGCCGAAGCGGCGACGATCTCGCACAATCTCTCGCTGCCCGACCGGCTGCTCGACCAGCCGCTCAGCACGCTCTCCGGTGGTCAGCGCCGACGCATCGAGCTCGCCCGCATCCTGTTCTCCGACGCGGATTCGATGATCCTCGACGAGCCCACCAACCACCTCGACGCCGACAGCGTCGTGTGGCTGCGAGAGTTCCTCAAGAACTACAAGGGCGGGCTGATCGTGATCAGCCACGATGTCGAGCTGGTGGGCGAGACCGTCAACCGCGTGTTCTACCTCGACGCGAACCGTCAGGTCATCGACGTCTACAACATGAACTGGAAGAACTACCTGCGCCAGCGGGTGGCCGACGAGGAGCGCCGCAAGAAGGAGCGCGTCAACGTCGAGAAGAAGGCGACGCAGCTGCAGATGCAGGCCGCCCGATTCGGTGCCAAGGCGTCGAAGGCGGCTGCCGCCCATCAGATGGTCGCCCGCGCCGAGAAGATGCTCTCGGGACTCGACGACGTGCGTCAGGACGAGCGCGTCGCGAAGCTCCGCTTCCCGAAGCCGTCACCGTGCGGCAAGACCCCGCTGATGGCGACGGGACTGTCGAAGTCGTACGGCTCGCTCGAGATCTTCACCGATGTCGACCTCGCGATCGATCGTGGCTCCAAGGTCGTGATCCTCGGATTCAACGGCGCCGGGAAGACGACCCTCCTGCGCATCCTCGCGGGTGTCGACAAGCCGGACACCGGCCAGCTCGAACCGGGGCACGGACTGAAGGTCGGCTACTACGCGCAGGAGCACGAGAACCTCGACGTGAACCGCTCGGTGCTCGAGAACATGCTCTCGGCAGCTCCCGACCTCAACGCGACCGAGGCGCGCAAGGTGCTCGGCTCGTTCCTGTTCACCGGCGACGACGTGCTCAAGCCCGCAGGGGTGCTCTCGGGTGGCGAGAAGACCCGCCTGTCGCTCGCGACACTGGTCGTCTCGTCGGCGAACATGCTGCTGCTGGACGAGCCGACGAACAACCTCGACCCGGCCTCGCGTGAGGAGATCCTCGGCGCGCTCGCGCACTAC